Proteins from a single region of Chryseobacterium scophthalmum:
- a CDS encoding type IA DNA topoisomerase, which translates to MKTIIAEKPSVAREIARIVGATEKKDGYITGNGYFVTWAFGHLIGLGMPEDYGISGFDKTALPILPNPFLLTVRKVKKDKGYAVDTGALKQLKVIEQLFNKSERIIVATDAGREGELIFRYIYEYLKCNKPFERLWISSLTEKAIKQGFENLKSGKEFDGLFQSAQGRNRADWLVGINATQALSIAAGNGIYSLGRVQTPTLALICKRYLENKNFTIKNYWQIQLLQNKSSIDFESISAEKWEDKKVADDILKSIQRNGTVTIKSVEIRNVTEQPPLLFDLTGLQKEANKKLNLSADETLNIAQSLYEKKFITYPRTGSKYIPEDMWAEIPNLVRALQDRENCKQAVSKMKWGRFNKRIVNDLRVTDHHGLLVTDKIPSALNAKENAVYDMIAFRLLEALSQACIKEITDVDLQALHYDFTAKGCKILEAGWRSIKGNFSDDDTEVLQDLPELNKNDELKIKEASVLEKKTKPPVLYTEAGLLSAMESAGKEIENEDERKALQNIGIGTPATRASIIETLFTRNYIQREKKSLIPTEKGIQVYELVKDRKIADVAMTAEWELALQKIENNEMNAETFQKEMENYASSITNELLQTSIAQNNLPKLVCPKCKAQHLIIRDKIVKCPDEVCNWIQFRNVCGIQIAIADIENLINKKKTSLIKGLKSKAGKKFDAYILLNEDFTTSFEFEQNKSPKNNRK; encoded by the coding sequence ATGAAAACAATTATTGCAGAAAAACCAAGCGTAGCAAGGGAAATAGCCAGAATTGTAGGAGCAACTGAGAAAAAAGATGGGTATATAACAGGTAACGGCTATTTTGTTACGTGGGCATTTGGTCATTTAATTGGCTTAGGAATGCCCGAAGATTATGGGATTTCGGGATTTGACAAAACAGCATTACCGATTTTACCAAACCCTTTTTTACTTACAGTTCGGAAAGTGAAAAAGGACAAAGGCTACGCAGTCGATACAGGAGCATTAAAACAATTGAAAGTTATCGAGCAACTTTTCAATAAAAGTGAACGCATTATTGTAGCAACCGATGCAGGGCGTGAAGGTGAATTGATATTTCGATACATTTACGAATATCTGAAATGCAACAAACCTTTTGAAAGACTTTGGATAAGTTCGTTGACCGAAAAAGCCATCAAACAAGGATTTGAAAACCTGAAATCTGGAAAAGAATTTGACGGATTATTTCAGTCTGCCCAAGGTAGAAACCGAGCCGATTGGTTGGTAGGCATTAATGCTACACAAGCATTGAGCATTGCCGCAGGAAATGGTATTTATTCGCTCGGAAGAGTTCAAACGCCAACATTGGCTTTGATTTGCAAACGCTATCTGGAAAACAAAAATTTCACAATTAAGAATTATTGGCAGATACAATTGCTGCAAAACAAGTCATCAATAGACTTTGAGAGCATTTCAGCAGAAAAATGGGAAGACAAAAAAGTTGCTGATGATATTTTGAAATCCATTCAACGAAACGGAACTGTAACCATAAAATCGGTAGAAATTAGAAACGTAACAGAGCAACCGCCTTTACTTTTTGACTTGACAGGATTACAAAAAGAAGCCAATAAAAAATTGAATTTGTCTGCTGACGAAACCCTGAATATTGCCCAAAGCCTTTACGAGAAGAAATTTATCACTTATCCCAGAACCGGAAGCAAATATATTCCCGAAGATATGTGGGCAGAAATTCCCAACCTCGTGAGGGCTTTGCAGGACAGGGAAAACTGCAAGCAAGCCGTATCAAAAATGAAATGGGGACGTTTCAATAAACGTATCGTGAATGATTTGCGTGTTACCGACCATCACGGATTATTGGTTACAGACAAAATCCCGTCAGCACTGAACGCAAAAGAAAATGCCGTTTATGATATGATTGCCTTTCGGTTGCTCGAAGCCCTTTCACAAGCGTGTATCAAAGAGATTACTGATGTTGATTTACAAGCTTTGCATTACGATTTTACGGCAAAAGGCTGTAAAATTCTGGAAGCTGGTTGGCGTTCCATTAAAGGTAATTTCTCCGATGATGACACCGAAGTTTTACAGGATTTACCCGAATTAAATAAGAACGATGAACTCAAAATAAAAGAAGCTTCTGTTCTCGAAAAGAAAACCAAACCACCTGTACTCTATACCGAAGCCGGACTTTTATCGGCTATGGAAAGTGCCGGAAAAGAAATAGAAAATGAGGATGAACGCAAGGCTTTACAAAATATTGGTATCGGTACACCCGCAACAAGAGCTTCGATTATAGAAACCTTATTTACCCGAAATTATATCCAACGAGAAAAGAAATCTTTAATACCAACTGAAAAGGGAATACAGGTTTATGAATTGGTCAAAGACAGGAAAATTGCAGACGTAGCAATGACTGCCGAATGGGAATTGGCTTTGCAGAAAATCGAAAACAACGAAATGAATGCAGAAACATTTCAAAAGGAAATGGAAAACTACGCTTCATCTATTACCAATGAATTGTTGCAAACTTCCATTGCCCAAAATAATCTACCCAAATTGGTTTGTCCGAAATGTAAAGCCCAACATTTGATTATCCGTGATAAAATTGTGAAATGTCCTGATGAGGTTTGCAATTGGATACAATTTCGCAATGTTTGTGGTATACAAATCGCTATAGCCGATATTGAAAATCTTATCAATAAAAAGAAAACCTCTCTTATTAAAGGGTTGAAAAGCAAAGCAGGAAAAAAATTTGATGCTTATATTTTATTGAATGAAGATTTTACCACATCATTTGAATTTGAACAAAATAAATCTCCAAAAAATAATAGAAAATAA
- a CDS encoding DUF3945 domain-containing protein: MSEETANTQEMPEQLSDILLVLDKEKMKIQAVKSIDEKGKMETVDPTKKNENQFMRVDKGGDFFSNFFSNFFSQLKNPTNFSFFKVPAPIAVEKAQEMQKQVNKPTPEGEKVMQEHEIKTEIRQDNKQENQKDMATTQTAAETSEYRYKPEQIDWDTMNNLGLSKEFLEKRNLLEPLLKGFKTNELVPIGVNLGGSILRTDARLSLQQAEDGKVVVGIHGIKKEPTLHFEFFGHKFTDEDKKNLLATGNMGRVVDLKNTKTGEMMPSIISIDRLTNDIIALRTDFIKIPDEIKGVKLNDAQKQTLLEGKPLYLEGMISNKGTEFSATVQFNADKRYVEFLFDRSNTNKQTQSNGQNNQQSNQQNQAQEAPKTFRGKELTDEQHKDFKNGQTIYIDGLVDKKGQPYQGYITFNKEDGKTNFEFPNQYKERAKPTETHKTQTAVNSEGKTNEATKKINEPLKSGQQSPKNKQQQEQQEKPKTPAKSKSRKM; this comes from the coding sequence ATGAGCGAAGAAACAGCAAATACGCAGGAAATGCCCGAACAACTATCGGACATATTATTAGTGCTGGATAAAGAAAAAATGAAAATCCAAGCCGTAAAAAGTATCGACGAGAAAGGGAAAATGGAAACCGTTGACCCCACCAAGAAAAATGAAAATCAGTTTATGCGTGTGGATAAGGGTGGCGATTTTTTTTCCAATTTTTTTTCCAATTTTTTCAGCCAACTAAAGAACCCTACCAATTTTTCATTCTTTAAAGTACCTGCCCCTATCGCAGTTGAAAAAGCACAGGAAATGCAAAAACAGGTAAATAAGCCAACTCCCGAAGGCGAAAAAGTGATGCAAGAACACGAAATAAAAACAGAAATAAGGCAGGATAATAAACAAGAAAATCAAAAAGATATGGCAACAACACAAACAGCAGCGGAAACTAGCGAATACCGCTACAAACCGGAACAAATTGATTGGGACACAATGAATAATCTTGGATTGAGCAAGGAATTTTTAGAAAAAAGAAATCTGTTAGAACCTTTATTAAAAGGCTTCAAGACCAACGAACTTGTGCCCATTGGCGTTAATCTCGGTGGTTCAATTCTCCGTACTGATGCCCGTCTTTCATTACAGCAAGCCGAAGATGGAAAAGTTGTTGTGGGAATTCACGGTATCAAAAAAGAACCAACCTTACATTTTGAATTTTTCGGACACAAATTTACCGATGAAGACAAAAAAAATCTACTTGCAACTGGCAATATGGGTCGTGTGGTTGATTTAAAAAACACCAAAACAGGCGAAATGATGCCATCCATCATCAGTATAGATAGGCTTACCAACGACATTATTGCCCTACGGACAGATTTCATAAAAATCCCTGATGAAATTAAAGGCGTGAAACTCAATGATGCCCAAAAACAAACATTATTGGAAGGTAAACCGCTTTATTTAGAGGGTATGATTTCAAACAAAGGAACGGAATTTTCAGCAACGGTTCAGTTTAATGCAGACAAACGTTATGTTGAGTTTTTGTTTGATAGAAGCAACACCAACAAGCAAACTCAAAGCAACGGACAGAACAATCAACAAAGCAATCAGCAGAACCAAGCACAAGAAGCTCCAAAAACTTTCCGTGGTAAGGAACTGACCGATGAGCAACATAAGGATTTTAAAAATGGTCAAACCATCTACATTGACGGATTGGTAGACAAAAAAGGACAGCCTTATCAAGGTTACATCACTTTCAATAAAGAAGATGGTAAAACAAATTTTGAATTTCCAAATCAATACAAGGAAAGAGCAAAACCTACTGAAACCCATAAAACGCAAACTGCTGTCAATTCAGAAGGGAAAACCAATGAAGCCACCAAAAAAATCAATGAGCCTTTAAAATCGGGTCAGCAATCTCCGAAAAACAAGCAACAGCAGGAACAACAAGAAAAACCCAAAACTCCTGCAAAATCCAAAAGCAGAAAAATGTAA
- a CDS encoding helix-turn-helix domain-containing protein, whose product MNIDRMEFLAWMERLIGRLDMLGDNINELQKKRNSIDGEELLDNQDLLQMLKISNRSLQRYRSNGKLPYYTISGKLYYKLSDVHQFIRESFNPPTK is encoded by the coding sequence ATGAATATTGATAGAATGGAATTTTTGGCGTGGATGGAACGCCTTATTGGTCGCCTCGATATGCTGGGCGATAATATCAATGAGTTGCAAAAAAAGCGTAACAGCATAGATGGCGAGGAATTATTGGACAATCAGGATTTGCTTCAAATGCTTAAAATCAGTAATCGTTCTCTGCAGCGGTATCGTTCGAATGGGAAGTTGCCTTATTATACGATTAGTGGAAAATTGTACTATAAACTTTCCGATGTACATCAATTTATTCGTGAAAGTTTTAATCCTCCTACTAAATAA
- a CDS encoding helix-turn-helix domain-containing protein, translating into MKIITIEEEAWLKLNNSINAIADYLKKLEDKSYDDLWLNNHEVSQYLRLSEKTLWRMRTKGEIAYSKIYGQYFYTIGAIKDMLNANAIESSDEFLQELMAKGKSYIEKGRNLKLGKP; encoded by the coding sequence ATGAAAATAATCACAATTGAAGAAGAAGCTTGGCTAAAGTTAAATAACAGTATTAATGCCATTGCCGATTATCTGAAAAAATTGGAAGATAAAAGTTATGATGACTTGTGGCTCAATAACCACGAGGTATCTCAATACCTACGCCTAAGCGAGAAAACCTTATGGCGTATGCGTACCAAAGGCGAGATTGCCTATTCAAAAATCTACGGTCAGTATTTCTACACCATCGGTGCAATTAAAGATATGCTGAATGCAAATGCAATTGAGAGTAGTGATGAGTTTTTGCAGGAACTTATGGCAAAAGGTAAAAGCTATATCGAAAAAGGAAGAAATCTGAAATTGGGGAAACCATAA
- a CDS encoding RteC domain-containing protein: MEILLSEILLKIRHQENIFSSHIMQTSDEAYQMTLFLNTMLHNIKADVLKSGFKNGQQEIDFFKNIKPQILGKLIYYNKVFRLETTCPASKGKMYQSFYEKQLKILKTEYEENICNEDFYRYYRANRTDRDHSYFTLGNINYHDGLKSGVFEIDLTFSTYYDHKIAHIIANELIYTYLLSKINPEENPDALLQNLETNKDISWTNSQNALIELIYALYASNSVAYGKIGIRKLALIFQVLFQTPLNDIHHSFHRMKTRAGSRTAFLDQLKLSLEEYMDKDL; encoded by the coding sequence ATGGAAATCCTATTAAGTGAAATATTATTAAAAATTCGGCATCAAGAAAATATTTTTTCTTCTCATATAATGCAGACGTCTGACGAGGCTTACCAAATGACTTTATTTCTAAATACGATGTTGCATAACATTAAAGCAGATGTTTTAAAATCAGGTTTTAAGAATGGACAACAAGAAATAGACTTTTTTAAAAACATTAAACCGCAAATTTTAGGCAAACTTATTTATTACAATAAGGTATTTCGTCTTGAAACAACTTGTCCTGCAAGCAAAGGCAAAATGTACCAAAGTTTTTACGAAAAACAGTTGAAAATTCTTAAAACCGAATACGAGGAAAACATCTGCAACGAAGATTTTTACAGATATTATCGTGCAAATAGAACAGACCGTGACCATAGCTATTTCACACTTGGAAACATAAATTATCACGATGGTTTAAAGAGCGGTGTATTTGAAATTGACCTAACTTTCTCAACCTATTATGACCACAAAATAGCCCATATAATTGCCAATGAACTAATCTATACTTATTTACTTTCCAAAATAAATCCTGAAGAAAATCCCGATGCGCTTTTACAAAATTTAGAAACCAACAAGGATATTTCGTGGACAAATTCACAAAATGCACTCATTGAACTGATATACGCTCTTTATGCTTCAAATTCCGTGGCTTACGGAAAAATTGGTATCCGAAAATTAGCTTTGATTTTTCAAGTCCTCTTCCAAACACCCTTAAATGATATACATCACTCTTTCCACCGGATGAAAACAAGGGCTGGCTCCCGAACTGCATTTTTAGACCAACTCAAATTGTCACTCGAAGAATATATGGATAAAGACCTTTAG
- the pheS gene encoding phenylalanine--tRNA ligase subunit alpha, protein MIEKIEELLVEVNGFNTTSKEEIENFRIKYNGKKGVLNDFFEKFKEVPNDQKKEFGQKINTLKQAVNVKLEDLKNASASSIILEKEDLTKPAFPLDLGSRHPINLVKNRIIEIFKSIGFAVADGPEIEDDWHNFTALNLPEYHPARDMQDTFFIEQNPDILLRTHTSSVQIRYMEENEPPIRILSPGRVFRNEAISSRSHCIFHQIEGLYIDENVSFADLKQTIQFFTTELFGKSKIRMRPSFFPFTEPSAEIDVYWGLNSETDYRITKGTGWLEIMGCGMVDPAVLKNVNIDSEKYSGYAFGMGIERITMLLYQMSDIRMFFENDIRTLEQFKTL, encoded by the coding sequence ATGATTGAAAAGATAGAAGAATTGCTTGTTGAGGTTAATGGCTTCAATACGACAAGTAAAGAGGAAATAGAAAACTTCCGAATCAAGTATAATGGGAAAAAAGGAGTTCTGAATGATTTTTTTGAAAAATTTAAAGAAGTTCCAAACGACCAGAAGAAAGAATTCGGACAGAAAATCAATACTCTGAAGCAAGCGGTTAATGTAAAGCTGGAAGATTTGAAAAATGCTTCTGCTTCTTCTATTATTTTAGAAAAAGAAGATCTTACAAAACCTGCTTTTCCTTTAGATTTAGGATCTAGACATCCGATTAATTTAGTGAAAAACAGAATTATTGAGATTTTTAAATCTATTGGTTTTGCTGTTGCAGACGGACCGGAAATTGAAGATGACTGGCATAATTTTACCGCGCTGAATCTTCCGGAATATCATCCTGCAAGAGATATGCAGGATACTTTTTTCATCGAGCAGAATCCTGATATTTTATTGAGAACACATACTTCTTCGGTTCAGATCCGCTATATGGAAGAAAATGAGCCGCCTATCAGAATTTTATCTCCAGGAAGGGTTTTCAGAAATGAGGCAATTTCTTCACGTTCACATTGTATTTTCCATCAGATTGAGGGTTTATATATTGATGAAAATGTAAGTTTCGCAGATTTAAAACAAACAATTCAGTTTTTTACGACTGAGCTTTTTGGAAAATCTAAAATCAGAATGAGACCTTCATTTTTCCCATTCACAGAGCCAAGTGCTGAGATTGATGTATATTGGGGATTAAATTCTGAAACCGATTATAGAATTACCAAAGGAACAGGCTGGCTAGAAATTATGGGTTGCGGAATGGTAGATCCTGCTGTTTTGAAAAATGTAAATATTGATTCTGAGAAGTATTCAGGATATGCTTTCGGGATGGGTATTGAAAGAATTACCATGCTTCTTTACCAAATGAGCGACATCAGAATGTTCTTTGAGAATGATATAAGAACTTTAGAACAGTTTAAAACATTGTAA
- a CDS encoding YceI family protein codes for MKRILFSLAIPALFTVVSCSKEKPVTSDANEVTTTKDGSRFVLDTLNSNVEWKGYKVFKSENTSHFGTIKFESGDVTVKDGKLESGKFVADMASLTSEDLKNKKDDLEKLNGHLKSADFFEVEKFPTASYEITKVSPSAEGDYNTILDGNLTIKGITKPTQFKANVAVNGAEVSIATEPKDVMREEFGVKFQSPAANGVIKNEVTLQIRVKALEKK; via the coding sequence ATGAAAAGAATATTATTTTCTCTCGCAATTCCTGCTTTGTTCACTGTTGTTTCTTGTTCTAAAGAAAAACCGGTAACAAGTGATGCTAATGAAGTAACGACAACGAAAGACGGAAGCCGATTTGTTTTGGATACTTTAAACAGTAATGTAGAATGGAAAGGATATAAGGTTTTTAAATCTGAAAATACAAGTCATTTCGGAACCATTAAGTTTGAAAGCGGCGATGTAACTGTAAAAGATGGGAAACTTGAAAGCGGAAAATTTGTTGCAGATATGGCTTCGTTAACTTCGGAAGATCTGAAAAATAAAAAAGATGATCTTGAAAAACTAAACGGTCATCTTAAAAGTGCTGATTTTTTTGAAGTTGAAAAATTTCCGACAGCATCTTACGAAATTACAAAAGTAAGCCCGTCTGCAGAAGGTGATTATAATACTATTTTAGATGGAAATTTAACGATAAAAGGAATTACCAAACCCACTCAGTTTAAAGCAAATGTTGCTGTAAATGGAGCAGAAGTAAGTATTGCAACAGAACCTAAAGATGTTATGCGAGAAGAATTTGGTGTGAAATTTCAATCTCCTGCCGCAAATGGAGTGATTAAAAATGAAGTGACGCTTCAGATTAGAGTGAAAGCTTTAGAGAAAAAATAG
- a CDS encoding sulfate/molybdate ABC transporter ATP-binding protein codes for MLLEINNLYFSHSQEKPLFQNFNLKLDEGKIIALAGESGCGKSTLLSLIYGLHDWNQGEIVFEGRKLMGPKGNLVPGEAEMKFVAQNFDLMPYATVADNVGKFISNINLAKKKETVLELLDVVGLVEFADVLPKNLSGGQQQRVAIARALSVLPKLLLLDEPFSNLDFARKIELREKLFRYVKENNISLVISTHELQDIIAWTDQIIVLQNGRLIQNNSAEETYKAPYNPYVAKLFGEVNIFSEDEISELQISRFFYYPHQIKISENGVEAEVLESRFAGNHYWNKIRFRNREMVMFSNHQLEKLIKITFD; via the coding sequence ATGCTATTAGAGATAAACAACTTATATTTTTCTCATTCTCAGGAAAAACCGCTTTTTCAAAACTTTAATCTGAAACTGGATGAAGGTAAAATTATTGCATTGGCAGGCGAAAGCGGTTGCGGAAAATCTACGTTATTAAGTCTTATCTACGGATTACACGACTGGAATCAGGGTGAAATTGTATTTGAAGGCAGAAAACTGATGGGGCCGAAAGGAAATCTCGTTCCGGGTGAAGCTGAAATGAAATTTGTTGCGCAAAACTTTGATTTAATGCCTTACGCAACCGTTGCAGATAACGTCGGGAAATTTATTTCTAATATCAATTTAGCCAAGAAAAAAGAAACGGTTTTAGAACTTTTAGATGTTGTTGGCTTGGTTGAATTTGCAGATGTTTTACCAAAAAATCTAAGTGGCGGACAACAGCAAAGAGTTGCCATTGCAAGAGCACTTTCTGTACTTCCAAAGTTGCTTTTGCTCGATGAACCGTTCAGCAATCTAGATTTTGCAAGAAAAATTGAGCTTCGTGAAAAACTGTTCAGATATGTAAAAGAAAACAATATTTCTTTGGTAATTTCTACTCACGAATTGCAGGATATTATTGCATGGACTGACCAAATTATCGTTTTACAAAACGGAAGACTGATTCAAAATAATAGCGCAGAAGAAACCTATAAAGCCCCTTATAATCCTTATGTTGCAAAACTTTTTGGAGAAGTAAATATTTTTAGTGAAGATGAAATTTCAGAATTGCAGATTTCAAGATTTTTCTATTATCCGCATCAAATCAAGATTTCTGAAAATGGTGTTGAAGCAGAAGTCTTAGAAAGCAGATTTGCAGGAAATCATTATTGGAATAAGATTAGATTCAGAAACAGAGAAATGGTGATGTTTAGTAATCATCAGCTTGAAAAGCTTATTAAAATTACTTTCGATTAG
- a CDS encoding zinc ribbon domain-containing protein YjdM — MSDVVICPKCSSEFTYEQDGLMVCSQCFHEWDPKEAGNEDQILDINGNELQNGDSVIVMKDLPVKGAPKPVKAGTKVKNIRLRPDSDHNIDCKIDGFGAMALKSEFVKKA, encoded by the coding sequence ATGAGTGATGTAGTAATTTGTCCGAAATGTAGTTCTGAATTTACGTATGAGCAAGACGGTTTAATGGTTTGTTCACAATGCTTCCACGAATGGGATCCTAAAGAAGCGGGAAATGAAGATCAGATTTTAGACATCAATGGAAATGAACTTCAAAATGGAGATTCGGTAATTGTAATGAAAGATCTTCCGGTAAAAGGTGCTCCGAAACCAGTAAAAGCTGGAACTAAAGTAAAAAATATCCGTTTAAGACCAGACAGCGATCATAATATTGATTGTAAAATTGATGGTTTTGGTGCGATGGCTTTGAAATCTGAATTTGTAAAGAAAGCTTAA
- a CDS encoding RsmB/NOP family class I SAM-dependent RNA methyltransferase has translation MELIHRNLAIGIHDALQETFFEKNKYADKVIERLLKSHRQWGSQDRAVVSEIFYNIIRWKKRLEYYMGEGVKPNNIYKLIIAYLLWSKTNYKRFEEFEGIKIADITTKLRKGTVPTKAIEHSIPEWLVETLERELGEKWEKEMHALNEKAPTVLRANSLRTTPKELISDLAHENVVSYPIKNYPDAVQLEEKKNVFLTTAFKEGLFEVQDASSQKIGYFLDVKEGQRVVDACAGAGGKTLHIAALMKNKGQIIALDIFEWKLVELKRRAKRAGAHNIETRVISDTKVIKRLHDKVDRLLIDAPCSGLGVLKRNPDSKWKIDQDFIDRIKKEQQQIMQDYSKMLKVGGKMVYATCSILPSENNKQVEEFIKNNPNYKMIKDEKVMPSEGYDGFYMALIERLS, from the coding sequence ATGGAATTAATTCACAGAAACTTGGCAATCGGAATTCACGATGCTTTACAGGAAACTTTTTTCGAAAAAAACAAATACGCGGATAAAGTAATAGAAAGACTTTTGAAATCCCACAGACAATGGGGAAGCCAAGATAGAGCCGTTGTTTCTGAGATTTTCTATAATATCATCCGTTGGAAAAAACGCCTTGAATATTATATGGGTGAAGGTGTAAAACCAAATAACATCTATAAACTAATCATCGCTTATCTTCTTTGGAGCAAGACTAATTATAAAAGATTTGAAGAATTTGAAGGAATCAAAATTGCCGACATTACGACAAAACTTAGAAAAGGAACCGTTCCTACAAAAGCTATTGAGCATTCTATTCCGGAATGGCTTGTTGAAACTCTGGAAAGAGAATTAGGCGAAAAATGGGAAAAAGAAATGCATGCTTTGAATGAAAAAGCACCAACTGTTTTAAGAGCAAATTCTTTAAGAACGACTCCTAAAGAACTTATTTCTGATCTTGCACACGAAAATGTAGTTTCTTATCCTATTAAAAACTATCCTGATGCGGTACAGCTTGAGGAAAAGAAAAATGTATTTCTTACCACAGCTTTCAAAGAAGGTCTGTTTGAAGTACAAGATGCTTCTTCACAAAAAATCGGTTATTTCCTTGATGTAAAAGAAGGCCAAAGAGTGGTTGATGCTTGTGCAGGTGCAGGTGGAAAAACACTTCACATAGCTGCTTTAATGAAAAACAAAGGTCAGATTATCGCTTTAGATATTTTTGAATGGAAATTAGTTGAGCTAAAACGTCGTGCAAAAAGAGCCGGAGCTCACAACATCGAAACAAGAGTAATTTCTGATACGAAAGTAATCAAACGTCTTCACGATAAAGTAGACCGACTTTTGATTGATGCACCTTGTTCTGGTTTAGGAGTTTTAAAAAGAAATCCGGACAGCAAATGGAAAATCGACCAGGATTTTATCGACAGAATTAAAAAAGAACAACAGCAAATCATGCAGGATTATTCTAAAATGCTGAAAGTGGGTGGAAAAATGGTGTATGCAACATGCTCTATTTTACCTTCTGAAAATAATAAGCAAGTAGAAGAGTTTATTAAAAACAATCCTAACTATAAAATGATTAAAGACGAAAAAGTAATGCCAAGCGAAGGTTACGACGGATTTTACATGGCTTTGATCGAAAGACTTTCTTAA